A section of the Citrus sinensis cultivar Valencia sweet orange chromosome 8, DVS_A1.0, whole genome shotgun sequence genome encodes:
- the LOC102626239 gene encoding uncharacterized protein LOC102626239: MATGFNRAEAERWLSVAEKVLSSHDFQGARSFAIRAREYDPSFEAPNQVLAVADTIIAGESIIITSNGNQYHDWYAILQLARFTHSIELIATQYRKLALLLSPERNRFPFADRSFKLVYDAWSILSNPARKIMYDTDLQLSQLGERPRQTQMPPPPQPPQPIQSQPVRRSPPPPARRSPPPQAKISPLNKDKGVSNRTVEEERSSSNNVTESTHEARTSRTESNRPSEAAYEGPRFWTACPYCYILYEYPKAYEDCTLKCQNCKRAFHGVMIASPPVTEKDTYFCCWGFFPVGYSGNAKDTGGNFSKWTPVSPMFACPKPGQNNKKTNKRVQVLYDEVLISDSESDPEESDDEWGSNKKKKKAKNVKGKGNEVRKNVKRTPVERGKRGSQNQKENQNAGGNVDGMVGTSSGGGGARVLRSSGKKQMGNGLDLNVEFSNELEEPMAAVPPRMNPENGMEDNIDGVFFEGLDEFLSSLPILNVVKDDKVKPT; encoded by the coding sequence CCCGAGTTTCGAGGCTCCCAACCAGGTCCTCGCCGTCGCCGACACGATCATCGCCGGCGAGTCCATCATAATCACCTCCAACGGTAACCAGTACCATGACTGGTACGCGATTCTCCAACTCGCTCGCTTCACTCACTCCATCGAACTCATCGCAACTCAGTACCGGAAACTCGCGCTGTTACTCAGTCCCGAGCGGAACCGCTTCCCCTTTGCGGATCGGTCCTTCAAGCTCGTTTACGACGCATGGTCGATACTGTCGAATCCCGCGAGAAAGATAATGTACGATACGGATTTGCAGCTGAGTCAACTCGGTGAACGACCGAGGCAAACTCAAATGCCACCTCCACCTCAGCCACCGCAGCCGATACAGTCGCAGCCGGTCAGAAGAAGCCCGCCTCCTCCGGCGAGAAGGAGCCCGCCACCTCAGGCTAAAATAAGTCCGCTTAATAAGGACAAAGGCGTAAGCAATAGGACAGTAGAAGAAGAGAGGTCAAGTTCGAATAACGTGACTGAGTCGACTCACGAAGCTCGAACGAGTCGGACCGAGTCGAACCGTCCGAGCGAGGCAGCGTATGAGGGACCGCGTTTCTGGACGGCGTGTCCCTATTGTTACATTCTCTACGAGTACCCAAAGGCTTACGAGGACTGTACGCTCAAGTGTCAAAACTGTAAAAGAGCATTTCATGGGGTAATGATTGCGTCACCGCCTGTGACGGAGAAAGATACgtatttttgttgttgggGTTTCTTTCCGGTTGGTTACTCAGGCAATGCGAAAGACACGGGCGGAAATTTTTCTAAGTGGACCCCGGTATCTCCTATGTTTGCTTGCCCGAAGCCAGGgcaaaataataagaagacAAATAAACGAGTTCAAGTTTTGTATGATGAGGTGCTCATTTCTGATTCAGAATCTGATCCTGAGGAATCTGATGATGAGTGGGGGagtaataagaagaaaaagaaggccAAAAATGTTAAAGGAAAAGGGAATGAAGTTAgaaaaaatgtgaaaagaaCCCCGGTTGAGAGGGGTAAGAGGGGCAGCCAAAAtcaaaaggaaaatcaaaatGCGGGTGGTAATGTGGATGGAATGGTTGGGACTTCaagtggtggtggtggggcGAGAGTTCTTAGAAGTAGCGGAAAGAAGCAAATGGGGAATGGGTTGGACTTGAATGTGGAGTTTAGTAATGAGTTGGAAGAGCCGATGGCGGCAGTGCCACCAAGAATGAATCCAGAGAATGGAATGGAGGATAATATCGATGGTGTCTTTTTCGAGGGGCTTGACGAGTTTTTGAGTAGTTTGCCGATACTCAATGTGGTGAAAGATGATAAGGTTAAGCCAACTTAG
- the LOC102612704 gene encoding sugar carrier protein C-like: MPAAGVFDNGNGKGYPGKLTPFVTVTCIVAAMGGLIFGYDIGISGGVTSMPSFLKRFFPSVYRKQQANSSTNQYCQYNSETLTLFTSSLYLAALLSSLVASSVTRKFGRKKSMLFGGVLFFAGALINGFAQGVWMLIFGRLLLGFGIGFANQSVPLYLSEMAPYKYRGALNIGFQLSITIGILIANVLNYFFAKIKGGWGWRLSLGGAMVPALIITIGSLVLPDTPNSMIERGQRDEAREKLRKIRGVNDVDEEFNDLVAASEASKQVEHPWGNLLKRKYRPHLTMAILIPFFQQLTGINVIMFYAPVLFNTIGFGNDASLMSAVITGLVNACATLVSIYGVDKWGRRSLFLEGGTQMLICQAIVAACIGAKFGVDGNPGVLPKWYAVVVVLFICIYVAAFAWSWGPLGWLVPSEIFPLEIRSAAQSVNVSVNMAFTFVVAQIFLNILCHLKFGLFIFFAFFVLVMSIFIFFFLPETNGIPIEEMGQVWKNHWFWSRYVGEDDFVSNGGLELQKGSNAINNV, from the exons ATGCCTGCTGCCGGCGTTTTTGATAATGGTAATGGCAAAGGTTACCCAGGAAAACTTACCCCGTTCGTCACAGTAACATGTATTGTTGCTGCCATGGGTGGTCTCATCTTTGGTTACGACATTGGGATTTCAg GTGGTGTGACCTCAATGCCTTCGTTTTTGAAGAGGTTTTTCCCGTCGGTGTACAGGAAGCAACAGGCAAACTCATCAACGAATCAGTACTGTCAATACAACAGCGAGACGTTGACACTGTTCACGTCTTCGCTATACTTGGCTGCTTTACTATCATCGCTGGTAGCATCATCCGTGACGAGAAAATTCGGAAGAAAAAAGTCAATGTTATTCGGTGGCGTCCTGTTTTTCGCCGGTGCCTTAATCAATGGCTTCGCCCAAGGCGTTTGGATGCTCATCTTTGGCCGACTTTTACTTGGTTTCGGCATCGGCTTCGCAAACCAATCCGTGCCTTTGTACCTCTCCGAGATGGCCCCCTACAAGTACAGAGGAGCACTGAACATTGGGTTTCAATTGTCAATCACAATTGGAATCCTCATCGCCAATGTGTTGAACTACTTCTTCGCTAAGATAAAGGGTGGCTGGGGATGGCGTTTGAGCTTAGGCGGCGCCATGGTCCCTGCCCTCATCATCACCATCGGCTCACTCGTCCTCCCGGACACACCAAATTCAATGATTGAACGTGGCCAGCGCGATGAAGCCAGAGAGAAACTTAGGAAAATTCGCGGCGTTAATGATGTTGATGAGGAGTTCAATGATCTTGTTGCAGCCAGTGAAGCATCTAAGCAAGTTGAACATCCTTGGGGGAACTTGTTGAAAAGGAAGTACAGGCCTCACCTTACCATGGCCATTCTAATTCCATTCTTCCAGCAGCTCACTGGCATTAATGTTATCATGTTTTACGCTCCTGTTTTGTTCAACACAATTGGTTTCGGCAATGACGCATCACTCATGTCCGCCGTGATCACCGGCCTTGTCAATGCTTGCGCAACATTGGTTTCTATTTACGGCGTCGACAAGTGGGGAAGGAGATCTCTCTTCCTTGAAGGGGGCACTCAAATGTTAATCTGCCAG GCTATTGTTGCTGCTTGCATTGGTGCTAAGTTCGGAGTTGATGGGAATCCTGGAGTATTACCCAAGTGGTATGCCGTTGTTGTCGTGCTTTTCATCTGCATATATGTTGCTGCATTTGCCTGGTCTTGGGGTCCCCTGGGATGGTTGGTGCCTAGTGAAATTTTCCCACTCGAAATCCGATCGGCGGCACAGAGCGTGAATGTCTCTGTCAACATGGCATTCACATTCGTAGTGGCACAAATTTTCTTGAACATACTGTGCCATCTCAAGTTTGGCTTGTTCATTTTCTTCGCATTCTTCGTATTGGTGATGTCCatctttatcttcttcttcttgcctGAGACGAATGGGATTCCAATTGAAGAAATGGGTCAAGTTTGGAAGAATCACTGGTTCTGGTCCCGTTATGTCGGAGAAGACGATTTCGTCTCCAATGGTGGCCTGGAGTTGCAGAAAGGAAGCAACGCTATCAACAATGTTTAA
- the LOC127899197 gene encoding sugar carrier protein C-like: MPAAGGFDKGNGKGYPGKLTPFVTVTCIVAAMGGLIFGYDIGISGGVTSMPSFLKRFFPSVYRKQQANSSTNQYCQYNSETLTLFTSSLYLAALLSSLVASSVTRKFGRKKSMLFGGVLFFAGALINGFAQGVWMLIVGRLLLGFGIGFANQSVPLYLSEMAPYKYRGALNIGFQLSITIGILIANVLNYFFAKIKGGWGWRLSLGGAMVPALIITIGSLVLPDTPNSMIERGQRDEAREKLRKIRGVNDVDEEFNDLVGASEASKQVEHPWGNLLKRKYRPHLTMAILIPFFQQLTGINVIMFYAPVLFNTIGFGNDASLMSAVITGLVNACATLVSIYGVDKWGRRSLFLEGGTQMLICQAIVAACIGAKFGVDGNPGELPKWYAVVVVLFICLYVAAFAWSWGPLGWLVPSEIFPLEIRSAAQSVNVSVNMAFTFVVAQIFLNMLCHLKFGLFIFFAFFVLVMSIFIFFFLPETNGIPIEEMGQVWKNHWFWSRYVGEDDFVSNGGVELQKGNKAINNV; the protein is encoded by the exons ATGCCTGCTGCCGGCGGTTTTGATAAGGGTAATGGCAAAGGTTACCCCGGAAAACTTACCCCATTCGTCACAGTGACATGTATTGTTGCTGCCATGGGCGGTCTCATCTTCGGTTACGACATTGGGATTTCAg GTGGTGTGACCTCAATGCCTTCGTTTCTGAAGAGGTTTTTCCCGTCGGTGTACAGGAAGCAACAGGCAAACTCATCAACGAATCAGTACTGTCAATACAACAGCGAGACGTTGACACTGTTCACGTCTTCGCTATACTTGGCTGCTTTACTATCATCGCTGGTAGCATCATCCGTGACGAGAAAATTCGGAAGAAAAAAGTCAATGTTATTCGGTGGCGTCCTGTTTTTCGCCGGTGCCTTAATCAATGGCTTCGCCCAAGGCGTTTGGATGCTCATCGTTGGCCGACTTTTGCTTGGTTTCGGCATCGGCTTCGCAAACCAATCCGTGCCTTTGTACCTCTCCGAGATGGCCCCCTACAAGTACAGAGGAGCACTGAACATTGGGTTTCAATTGTCAATCACAATTGGAATCCTCATCGCCAATGTGTTGAACTACTTCTTCGCTAAGATAAAGGGTGGCTGGGGATGGCGTTTGAGCTTAGGCGGCGCCATGGTCCCTGCCCTCATCATCACCATCGGCTCACTCGTCCTCCCGGACACACCAAATTCAATGATTGAACGTGGCCAGCGCGATGAAGCCAGAGAGAAACTTAGGAAAATTCGCGGCGTTAATGATGTTGATGAGGAGTTCAATGATCTTGTTGGAGCCAGTGAAGCATCTAAGCAAGTTGAACATCCTTGGGGGAACTTGTTGAAAAGGAAGTACAGGCCTCACCTTACCATGGCCATTCTAATTCCATTCTTCCAGCAGCTCACTGGCATTAATGTGATCATGTTTTACGCCCCTGTTTTGTTCAACACAATTGGTTTCGGCAATGACGCATCACTCATGTCCGCCGTGATCACCGGCCTTGTCAATGCTTGCGCAACATTGGTTTCTATTTACGGCGTCGACAAGTGGGGAAGGAGATCTCTCTTCCTTGAAGGGGGCACTCAAATGTTAATCTGCCAG GCTATTGTTGCTGCTTGCATTGGTGCTAAATTCGGAGTTGATGGGAATCCGGGAGAATTACCCAAGTGGTACGCCGTTGTTGTTGTGCTTTTCATCTGCTTATATGTTGCTGCATTTGCCTGGTCTTGGGGTCCCCTGGGATGGTTGGTGCCCAGTGAAATTTTCCCCCTCGAAATCCGATCGGCGGCACAGAGTGTGAATGTGTCTGTCAACATGGCATTCACATTCGTAGTGGCACAAATTTTCTTGAACATGCTGTGCCATCTCAAGTTTGGCTTGTTCATTTTCTTCGCATTCTTCGTATTGGTGATGtccatttttatctttttcttcttgccTGAGACGAATGGGATTCCAATTGAAGAAATGGGTCAAGTTTGGAAGAATCACTGGTTCTGGTCCCGTTATGTCGGAGAAGACGATTTCGTCTCCAATGGTGGCGTGGAGTTGCAGAAAGGAAACAAGGCTATCAACAATGTTTAA